Proteins encoded within one genomic window of Deltaproteobacteria bacterium:
- a CDS encoding DUF4388 domain-containing protein — protein sequence MDDTILIADADRARASRLARELAERGFGAAFAETGAAALEAAIADVPDVLVATQDLPLIAAPRLAEILRANPRTRAVRLVYVGADAAQERSRFDEALTDEAQIAERVEALFGKRERLGAVERASASEVTVEGDLAQVALADVLQLLHQNRRTGRLSVTRSAGVQPRDRGEVWLRDGNIVQANAAPRAQDEKALYRMLGWSEGGFAFAPSDEMRAARIQTPTRALLLEGMRQLDEWNQLVRGLPPDSARVAIAMPAAQIPKVVHPVAQEVLLLLEAYDDVRTIVDHCTHSDYQVLRTLQTLIDRGIVKLRRECDRRFGAQGLALFDAPLAKRFRDWLESGRPRSASLAPAKLLLASADPAATADLLRALEQLPGVERIASGAGGVTARDLVPLVRLSVADGLAIELIHLPARPLYAPLWPAAAHGALGLILLHVTPIAESEAQLRAASDAFQRVPDSRVFHVLLLRKGERIAPDAVQEKLALLSHASLFLLHLDGERDSAPLLRTMLARVIP from the coding sequence GTGGATGACACGATTCTGATTGCAGACGCCGATCGCGCCCGCGCGAGCCGCCTCGCGCGAGAGCTGGCGGAGCGCGGCTTCGGCGCGGCGTTCGCGGAGACCGGCGCCGCTGCGCTCGAGGCCGCCATCGCCGACGTGCCCGACGTGCTCGTGGCGACGCAGGACTTGCCGCTGATCGCTGCGCCTCGCCTCGCGGAGATTCTGCGCGCGAACCCGCGCACGCGCGCCGTGCGGCTCGTCTACGTCGGCGCCGACGCCGCGCAGGAGCGCAGCCGCTTCGACGAAGCGCTCACGGACGAAGCGCAGATCGCCGAGCGCGTGGAAGCGCTGTTCGGCAAGCGCGAGAGGCTCGGCGCCGTCGAGCGCGCCAGCGCGAGCGAGGTGACGGTGGAGGGCGATCTCGCGCAGGTCGCCCTCGCCGACGTGCTGCAGCTGCTCCACCAGAACCGCCGCACCGGGCGGCTCTCGGTCACGCGCAGCGCTGGCGTGCAGCCGCGCGATCGCGGCGAGGTGTGGCTGCGCGACGGCAACATCGTGCAGGCGAACGCGGCTCCGCGCGCGCAGGACGAGAAGGCGCTCTATCGCATGCTCGGCTGGAGTGAGGGCGGCTTCGCCTTCGCGCCGAGCGACGAGATGCGCGCCGCGCGCATCCAGACGCCCACGCGCGCGCTGCTGCTCGAAGGCATGCGCCAGCTCGACGAGTGGAATCAGCTCGTGCGCGGCCTCCCGCCGGACAGCGCGCGCGTCGCGATCGCGATGCCGGCGGCGCAGATCCCGAAGGTGGTGCACCCCGTCGCGCAGGAGGTGCTGCTGCTGCTCGAGGCATACGACGACGTGCGCACGATCGTCGACCACTGCACGCACTCCGATTATCAGGTGCTGCGCACGCTCCAGACGCTGATCGACCGCGGCATCGTGAAGCTGCGCCGCGAGTGCGACCGCCGCTTCGGCGCCCAGGGGCTCGCGCTGTTCGACGCGCCGCTGGCGAAGCGCTTCCGCGACTGGCTGGAGAGCGGGCGGCCGCGCAGCGCGTCGCTCGCGCCCGCAAAGCTCCTGCTCGCGTCCGCGGACCCCGCCGCCACGGCAGACCTCTTGCGCGCCCTCGAGCAGCTGCCGGGCGTCGAGCGCATCGCGTCGGGCGCCGGTGGCGTGACGGCGCGCGACCTCGTGCCGCTCGTACGGCTATCCGTCGCGGACGGCCTCGCGATCGAGCTGATCCACCTCCCGGCGCGCCCGCTCTACGCGCCGCTCTGGCCCGCCGCCGCGCACGGCGCGCTCGGCCTCATCCTCCTGCACGTCACGCCCATCGCCGAGTCGGAGGCGCAGCTGCGCGCCGCGAGCGATGCATTCCAGCGCGTGCCCGACAGCCGCGTGTTTCACGTGCTGCTGCTGCGCAAGGGCGAGCGCATCGCGCCTGACGCGGTGCAGGAGAAGCTGGCGTTGCTGAGCCACGCCTCGCTGTTCCTGCTGCACCTCGATGGCGAGCGAGACTCCGCGCCGCTGCTGCGCACGATGCTCGCGCGGGTGATCCCGTGA
- a CDS encoding response regulator, with protein sequence MSQGKILAVDDQLYFRVYIEDLLREAGYDVVTQPSGADALTALEAGAFDVVITDLVMPQMDGSELVQRVKERWPEEEIVVVTSVGDVKTAVDAMELGASDYLLKPLDRAALLRSLSVIGERRRMREENRRLTAESLDHLGALAQYERILALFGTQAVEPLADRIVEMLCLETNAHGGVAWIARVDAPERLRISGVSGLVRVEGDHSELHVERLPPELEGLNAPNARPLGAEAAPGSGRRCLYVPFARGGRLLGIVRLTDKLDGGDFQEADLAVAERLGAFAAQALANAFAFRTLEGRSFREPVSQAYTKAYLDDVVEHEIQKSRRFDRCFSVLKLEVDQLGAATAGLPHGQVESVLAEVAASLARSLRASDLFAIEGEGLYYALLPETDALGAAVSKRRLRGALERSPALRGLPGTPAVLAACVTFPGDGERGDALWSSLNARIVDDRASFVRARAPEQAPFRGLADALLAEAPTISGALTEQAAIFQLDEISRRPHERGLLFVGAGGALSAPVRGALEQLRGLANKTDVVLVAERAADEPPGLPVTWVSPLRAGTDTPFVVYFGERPAYALVREPWRDDSDVSLYHTADRVLVEHLTFQLGRDLGIPIGG encoded by the coding sequence GTGAGCCAGGGCAAGATCCTCGCGGTCGACGATCAGCTGTACTTCCGCGTGTACATCGAGGATCTGCTGCGCGAAGCGGGCTACGACGTAGTCACCCAGCCGAGCGGCGCGGACGCGCTCACGGCGCTGGAAGCCGGCGCCTTCGACGTCGTGATCACCGACCTCGTGATGCCGCAGATGGACGGCAGCGAGCTCGTGCAGCGCGTGAAGGAGCGTTGGCCGGAGGAAGAGATCGTCGTTGTGACGAGCGTCGGCGACGTGAAGACCGCCGTCGACGCGATGGAGCTCGGCGCCAGCGACTACTTGCTGAAGCCGCTCGACCGCGCCGCGCTGCTGCGCAGCCTGTCGGTCATCGGCGAGCGCCGACGCATGCGCGAAGAGAACCGGCGCCTCACCGCCGAGAGCCTCGACCACCTGGGCGCGCTCGCGCAGTACGAGCGCATTCTCGCCCTGTTCGGAACGCAGGCGGTGGAGCCGCTCGCGGACCGCATCGTCGAAATGCTCTGCCTCGAAACGAACGCGCACGGCGGCGTCGCGTGGATTGCGCGCGTGGATGCGCCGGAGCGGCTCCGCATCTCGGGCGTCAGCGGGCTCGTGCGCGTCGAAGGTGACCACAGCGAGCTGCACGTGGAGCGCTTGCCCCCCGAGCTCGAAGGGCTGAACGCGCCGAACGCGCGCCCGCTGGGCGCCGAGGCGGCGCCTGGGTCGGGGCGGCGCTGCCTGTACGTGCCATTCGCCCGCGGCGGGCGGCTGCTCGGCATCGTGCGCCTCACGGACAAGCTCGACGGCGGCGACTTTCAGGAGGCGGACCTCGCGGTCGCAGAGCGGCTCGGGGCCTTCGCGGCGCAGGCGCTCGCCAACGCCTTCGCGTTTCGCACGCTCGAGGGGCGGTCGTTTCGCGAACCGGTCAGCCAGGCCTACACGAAGGCGTACCTCGACGACGTGGTCGAGCACGAGATCCAAAAGTCGCGGCGCTTCGATCGCTGCTTCTCCGTGCTGAAGCTCGAAGTCGACCAGCTCGGCGCGGCGACGGCCGGGCTGCCTCACGGGCAGGTGGAGAGCGTGCTCGCCGAGGTCGCTGCCAGTCTCGCGCGCTCGCTGCGTGCGTCGGACCTGTTCGCGATCGAAGGCGAGGGCCTCTACTACGCGCTGCTTCCCGAGACGGACGCGCTCGGCGCTGCGGTGAGCAAGCGGCGCCTGCGCGGCGCGCTCGAGCGCTCTCCGGCGCTGCGTGGGCTGCCCGGGACGCCAGCCGTGCTCGCCGCGTGCGTCACGTTTCCAGGCGACGGCGAGCGCGGCGATGCGCTCTGGAGCAGCCTCAACGCGCGCATCGTCGACGATCGCGCCAGCTTCGTGCGCGCGCGCGCGCCGGAGCAGGCGCCATTCCGCGGCCTCGCCGACGCGCTGCTGGCCGAGGCGCCGACGATCTCGGGGGCGCTCACGGAGCAGGCCGCGATCTTCCAGCTCGACGAGATCTCGCGGCGTCCGCACGAGCGCGGCCTGTTGTTCGTGGGCGCCGGCGGCGCGCTCAGCGCGCCCGTGCGCGGCGCGCTCGAGCAGCTGCGCGGGCTTGCGAACAAGACCGACGTCGTGCTCGTCGCCGAGCGCGCGGCCGATGAGCCGCCGGGTCTGCCCGTGACGTGGGTCTCTCCGCTGCGGGCCGGCACGGACACCCCGTTCGTCGTCTACTTCGGCGAGCGCCCGGCGTACGCACTCGTGCGCGAGCCGTGGCGCGACGACTCGGACGTTTCGCTCTATCACACCGCGGACCGCGTGCTCGTCGAGCACCTCACCTTCCAGCTGGGCCGCGATCTCGGGATTCCCATCGGTGGATGA
- the miaB gene encoding tRNA (N6-isopentenyl adenosine(37)-C2)-methylthiotransferase MiaB, with protein sequence MVRSFHIRSYGCQMNAHDSEKVANLLHHAGFERAAAENEADLVVVNTCSIREKAEHRLYTDLGILRLWKQERAGRLIGVGGCVAQQEGDSLLRRYPQIDFAFGTHNLRWVPEMVAAAYAGRREARFADDLSLARFDLPERHAEFATESPGRAWLTVMEGCDLFCSYCVVPLTRGREISRPAESILAEARALAERGVPELTLLGQTVNAYGRHDVRRGRTAASGTLAFADLLAALAAIPGIERLRYTSPHPMFFDDALIRAHAELPQLCPHVHLPVQSGSDRMLDAMRRRYSVREYLRIVTALRRARADVAITTDVIVGHPGETRADFEATLALVREVGFVDGFSFKYSPRPGTASASLAETVSPEESQARLEELQALQRELTFAAHRARVGTRTRVLVEGASRRAGADAGTAALQGRDPHHRVVNFRAPLAAAPAPGTFTELSIVEATPHSLIGSIDELHTGAHRVRRAADEEGPRAAV encoded by the coding sequence ATGGTGCGCAGCTTCCACATCCGCAGCTACGGCTGCCAGATGAACGCCCACGACTCGGAGAAGGTCGCGAACCTGCTTCACCACGCCGGTTTCGAGCGCGCCGCGGCCGAAAACGAGGCGGATCTCGTGGTCGTGAACACGTGCTCGATCCGCGAGAAGGCGGAGCACCGGCTCTACACCGACCTCGGCATCCTGCGGCTTTGGAAGCAGGAGCGAGCGGGGCGCCTGATCGGGGTGGGGGGCTGCGTCGCCCAGCAAGAGGGCGACTCGCTGTTGCGCCGCTACCCGCAGATCGATTTCGCGTTCGGCACCCACAACCTGCGCTGGGTCCCGGAGATGGTGGCCGCCGCGTACGCCGGGCGGCGCGAGGCGCGCTTCGCGGACGACCTGTCGCTCGCGCGCTTCGACCTGCCCGAACGCCACGCCGAGTTCGCCACGGAGTCGCCGGGTCGCGCCTGGCTCACGGTGATGGAGGGCTGCGATCTCTTCTGCTCGTACTGCGTGGTGCCGCTCACGCGCGGGCGGGAGATCTCGCGCCCCGCGGAGTCGATCCTCGCGGAGGCGCGCGCGCTCGCGGAGCGCGGAGTCCCGGAGCTCACGCTGCTCGGGCAAACCGTGAACGCCTACGGCCGACACGACGTGCGGCGCGGCCGCACCGCCGCCTCGGGCACGCTCGCTTTCGCCGACCTGCTGGCCGCGCTCGCGGCGATCCCCGGCATCGAGCGGCTGCGTTACACGAGCCCGCACCCGATGTTCTTCGACGACGCGCTGATTCGCGCGCACGCGGAGCTGCCGCAGCTGTGCCCGCACGTGCATCTCCCGGTGCAGAGCGGGTCGGACCGCATGCTCGATGCGATGCGCCGCCGGTACAGCGTGCGCGAGTACCTCCGCATCGTGACCGCCCTGCGGCGCGCGCGCGCCGACGTCGCGATCACCACGGACGTGATCGTGGGTCATCCCGGCGAGACGCGCGCCGACTTCGAGGCCACCCTCGCCCTGGTGCGCGAGGTCGGCTTCGTCGACGGCTTCTCGTTCAAGTACTCGCCGCGCCCCGGCACCGCGTCCGCGAGCCTCGCGGAGACCGTCTCGCCCGAGGAGTCGCAGGCGCGCCTCGAGGAGCTGCAGGCGCTGCAGCGCGAGCTCACCTTCGCCGCGCATCGCGCCCGCGTCGGCACGCGCACGCGCGTGCTGGTCGAAGGCGCGAGTCGCCGCGCTGGAGCGGATGCCGGAACGGCGGCGCTGCAGGGGCGCGACCCCCATCACCGCGTCGTCAACTTCCGCGCTCCGCTGGCGGCGGCGCCCGCGCCGGGAACGTTCACCGAGCTGTCGATCGTCGAGGCGACTCCCCACTCGCTCATCGGCTCGATCGACGAGCTGCACACGGGTGCACATCGCGTGCGGCGCGCGGCCGATGAAGAGGGGCCGCGGGCGGCGGTCTGA
- a CDS encoding VWA domain-containing protein, whose protein sequence is MEKKIIEFANLLRKSGIRVSVAETIDSFSAIDELSFDDREIFRDALRTTMVKRSEDIAGFDQLFDLYWSSFYDGLRNAFDQAQGQMGGDFDLEKLMEAIKQGMQNMQGQMDKLDLSELAKALLTQDLSQLEQLIREAAQSAGTERIENMLQIGFFTRRTMEQLDAEGAGRQLRDLAQQLREGGMPDAQVDALLDLIEKFLEALRQSVRNFTERELQQRNYDYMEKFRRESLLEKSFYNLTEDEIKRMREVVARLAQRIKNVLTIRKRRLKRGKLDLHTMLRRNAGHGGVPFELIFKQRKKDRPKLVILCDVSSSVANVSRFMLQFMYSLQECFTKIRSFVFVSELGEVTPVFKEKDINGAIEKALDGGDVINVYTRSNFGAAFHYFWQNYLSAIDQKTTVLILGDARNNYNDPRAWCLRDMYNKAKDVVWLNPESPSAWGFGDSVMDKYMPYVDVAEECRNLKQLSKVVDRLVL, encoded by the coding sequence GTGGAGAAGAAAATCATCGAGTTCGCGAATCTCCTTCGAAAGAGTGGGATTCGCGTCTCGGTCGCCGAGACGATCGACTCGTTCTCCGCGATCGACGAGCTCTCGTTCGACGACCGCGAGATCTTCCGCGACGCGCTGCGCACCACGATGGTGAAGCGCTCCGAAGACATCGCGGGCTTCGACCAGCTGTTCGACCTGTATTGGTCCTCGTTCTACGACGGCCTGCGCAACGCCTTCGATCAAGCGCAAGGGCAGATGGGGGGCGACTTCGATCTCGAGAAGCTGATGGAAGCCATCAAGCAGGGCATGCAGAACATGCAGGGCCAGATGGACAAGCTGGACCTCAGCGAGCTCGCGAAGGCGCTCCTTACCCAGGATCTCTCGCAGCTCGAGCAGCTGATTCGCGAGGCGGCGCAGAGCGCCGGCACGGAACGCATCGAGAACATGCTGCAGATCGGCTTCTTCACGCGCCGAACGATGGAGCAGCTCGACGCGGAGGGCGCTGGCAGGCAGCTGCGCGATCTCGCGCAGCAGCTGCGCGAAGGAGGCATGCCCGACGCGCAAGTCGATGCGCTGCTCGACCTGATCGAGAAGTTCCTGGAAGCGCTGCGCCAGTCGGTGCGCAACTTCACCGAGCGCGAGCTGCAACAGCGCAACTACGACTACATGGAGAAGTTCCGGCGCGAGAGCCTGCTCGAGAAGAGCTTCTACAACCTCACGGAAGACGAGATCAAGCGCATGCGCGAGGTGGTCGCGCGGCTCGCGCAGCGCATCAAGAACGTGCTCACCATCCGCAAGCGGCGCCTCAAGCGCGGCAAGCTCGATCTGCACACGATGCTGCGCCGCAACGCCGGCCACGGCGGCGTGCCGTTCGAGCTGATCTTCAAGCAGCGCAAGAAGGACCGACCGAAGCTCGTGATCCTGTGCGACGTGTCGTCGTCGGTCGCGAACGTGTCGCGCTTCATGCTGCAGTTCATGTACTCGCTGCAGGAGTGCTTCACCAAAATCCGCAGCTTCGTGTTCGTCTCCGAGCTCGGCGAAGTGACGCCCGTGTTCAAGGAGAAGGACATCAACGGCGCGATCGAGAAGGCGCTCGACGGCGGCGACGTGATCAACGTCTACACGCGCTCGAACTTCGGCGCGGCGTTCCACTACTTCTGGCAGAACTACCTCTCGGCGATCGACCAGAAGACGACGGTGCTGATCCTCGGCGACGCCCGTAACAACTACAACGACCCGCGCGCGTGGTGCCTGCGCGACATGTACAACAAGGCCAAAGACGTGGTGTGGCTCAACCCGGAGAGCCCGAGCGCGTGGGGCTTCGGCGACTCGGTGATGGACAAGTACATGCCGTACGTGGACGTCGCGGAGGAGTGTCGGAACCTGAAGCAGCTCTCGAAGGTGGTGGACCGGCTGGTCCTCTAG
- a CDS encoding MoxR family ATPase: MFASVDDVISQLNAQGYVCGKNIATVVYLATKLGKPVLVEGPAGVGKTELAKVVAKATGRPMIRLQCYEGLDEAKALYEWEYSKQLLYTQILKEKFAEAMSGATTLRDAAERVGAQDNVFFSERFIVQRPLLRAIQASEPSLLLIDEVDKSDPEFEAFLLEVLSDFQVTVPEIGTLASKHIPIVFLTSNDAREMSDALKRRCLHLYIDFPDEALETKILEAKVPGIDVRLAEELVGVMQRLRKLDMKKLPSISETLDWARALLALNAGQLDEGLVRDTLNVILKYEADIKKAQSELGRLITRKEPAPAAAPAAGAAPAAAPAQPQAATAKKGVLH; this comes from the coding sequence ATGTTCGCGTCGGTCGACGACGTCATCTCTCAGTTGAACGCTCAGGGCTACGTCTGCGGCAAGAACATCGCGACGGTGGTCTACCTCGCGACGAAGCTCGGCAAGCCCGTGCTCGTTGAAGGCCCGGCGGGCGTGGGCAAGACTGAGCTCGCCAAGGTCGTCGCGAAGGCGACGGGCCGGCCGATGATTCGCCTCCAGTGTTATGAAGGCCTCGACGAGGCGAAGGCGCTGTACGAGTGGGAGTACTCGAAGCAGCTGCTCTACACGCAGATTCTCAAGGAGAAGTTCGCGGAGGCGATGAGCGGCGCGACCACGCTGCGCGACGCCGCGGAGCGCGTGGGCGCGCAGGACAACGTGTTCTTCTCCGAACGCTTCATCGTGCAGCGCCCGCTGCTGCGCGCGATCCAGGCGAGCGAGCCCTCGCTGCTGCTGATCGACGAGGTCGACAAGTCCGACCCCGAGTTCGAAGCGTTCCTGCTCGAGGTGCTGTCGGATTTCCAGGTGACCGTGCCCGAGATCGGGACGCTCGCCTCGAAGCACATCCCGATCGTGTTCCTCACCTCGAACGACGCGCGCGAGATGAGCGATGCGTTGAAGCGCCGCTGCCTGCACCTCTACATCGACTTCCCCGACGAAGCGCTCGAAACGAAGATCCTCGAGGCGAAGGTGCCGGGCATCGACGTGCGGCTCGCCGAGGAGCTCGTGGGCGTGATGCAGCGCCTGCGCAAGCTCGACATGAAGAAGCTGCCGTCGATCTCCGAGACGCTCGACTGGGCGCGCGCGCTGCTCGCGCTGAACGCCGGGCAGCTCGACGAGGGACTCGTGCGCGACACGCTCAACGTGATCCTCAAGTACGAGGCCGACATCAAGAAGGCGCAGAGCGAGCTCGGCCGCCTGATCACGCGCAAGGAGCCGGCGCCCGCGGCGGCGCCGGCGGCCGGCGCAGCGCCCGCGGCGGCTCCTGCGCAACCGCAGGCCGCGACCGCGAAGAAGGGTGTCCTCCACTAG
- a CDS encoding bifunctional 3,4-dihydroxy-2-butanone-4-phosphate synthase/GTP cyclohydrolase II: MVVGIPEAIAEIRAGRMIVLVDDEDRENEGDLCMAADAVTPEAINFMAMHGRGLICLPMMGEQLEKLRLGMMVPENENSSGFGTAFTISIEAREGVTTGISAHDRAHTILTAIRADARPQDIVRPGHVFPLRARQGGVLRRAGQTEGAVDLARLAGRGPSGVICEIMNDDGTMARMPDLVKFARKHGLKIATIADMIEYRLRNEKLVRASGDCTLPTKFGGEFRAIVYENDIDHIDHVALVKGSIGPEDEVLVRVHSECLTGDGFGSLRCDCGEQLEAAMKLIEAEGKGVILYMRQEGRGIGLKNKIKAYGLQDREGLDTVQANERLGFAADLRDYGVGAQILHDLGVRKMRIITNNPGKRAGIEGYGLSIVERVPLEITPNERNFQYLRTKKEKLGHVLHLMS, from the coding sequence GTGGTCGTCGGCATCCCCGAGGCGATCGCCGAGATCCGCGCCGGCCGCATGATCGTGCTCGTCGACGACGAGGATCGCGAGAACGAGGGCGACCTGTGCATGGCGGCCGACGCCGTCACGCCCGAGGCGATCAATTTCATGGCCATGCACGGCCGTGGGCTGATCTGCCTGCCGATGATGGGCGAGCAGCTCGAGAAGCTGCGCCTCGGCATGATGGTCCCCGAGAACGAGAACTCCTCGGGCTTCGGCACCGCGTTCACGATCTCGATCGAGGCGCGCGAGGGCGTCACGACCGGCATCTCCGCGCACGACCGCGCGCACACGATTCTCACCGCGATTCGCGCCGACGCGCGCCCGCAGGACATCGTGCGCCCCGGCCACGTGTTTCCGCTGCGCGCGCGCCAGGGCGGCGTGCTGCGGCGCGCGGGCCAAACCGAAGGCGCGGTCGATCTCGCGCGGCTCGCCGGGCGAGGCCCGTCGGGCGTGATCTGCGAGATCATGAACGACGACGGCACGATGGCGCGCATGCCCGATCTCGTGAAGTTCGCGCGCAAGCACGGGCTCAAGATCGCCACGATCGCCGACATGATCGAGTACCGGCTCCGCAACGAGAAGCTCGTGCGCGCGAGTGGCGACTGCACGCTGCCGACGAAGTTCGGCGGCGAGTTCCGCGCGATCGTCTACGAGAACGACATCGATCACATCGATCACGTCGCGCTCGTGAAGGGGTCGATCGGACCCGAGGACGAAGTGCTGGTGCGCGTGCACAGCGAGTGCCTCACCGGCGACGGCTTCGGCTCGCTGCGCTGCGACTGCGGCGAGCAGCTCGAAGCCGCGATGAAGCTGATCGAGGCCGAAGGCAAGGGCGTGATCCTCTACATGCGCCAAGAGGGCCGCGGCATCGGGCTAAAGAACAAGATCAAGGCGTACGGCCTGCAGGACCGCGAGGGCCTCGACACGGTGCAGGCGAACGAGCGCCTCGGCTTCGCCGCGGACCTGCGCGACTACGGCGTCGGCGCGCAAATCCTCCACGACCTCGGCGTGCGCAAGATGCGCATCATCACGAACAACCCGGGCAAGCGTGCGGGCATCGAGGGCTACGGCCTCTCGATCGTCGAGCGCGTGCCGCTCGAGATCACGCCCAACGAACGGAACTTCCAGTATCTCCGCACGAAGAAGGAGAAGCTGGGGCACGTTCTGCACCTGATGAGTTGA
- the meaB gene encoding methylmalonyl Co-A mutase-associated GTPase MeaB, whose product MSERAKTPRFESASDYCAAIRAGDRRALARAITLIESTRADHQRLGQAILDALVGFAGGAVRVGITGPPGVGKSTFIEAFGLHLIEAGKQVAVLAVDPSSPVSGGSILGDKTRMERLAQQGRAFIRPSPSGGALGGVAHRTREVMLLCEAAGFDVVVIETVGIGQSEVAVRSMVDFFAVLLQPASGDELQGIKRGVLELADALVVNKADGELRAAALRSMREHEQALALFRPAAGGWKPIAMAVSARTGEGVGEVWKAALAQRSALEASGELARRRRGQAREWMWSLVEEGLAQALRAHPSVAAAIPRLEAAVEAQEVTPAAGARELLAAFLAKS is encoded by the coding sequence GTGAGCGAGCGCGCGAAGACACCGCGATTCGAGAGCGCGAGTGATTATTGCGCCGCGATCCGCGCAGGCGATCGCCGCGCGCTCGCGCGCGCGATCACGCTGATCGAGAGCACGCGCGCGGATCATCAGCGCCTCGGGCAGGCGATTCTCGACGCGCTCGTGGGCTTTGCTGGCGGCGCCGTGCGCGTCGGCATCACGGGCCCGCCCGGCGTCGGCAAGAGCACGTTCATCGAGGCGTTCGGTCTGCACCTCATCGAAGCGGGCAAGCAGGTCGCCGTGCTCGCGGTCGATCCTTCGAGCCCCGTCAGCGGCGGCAGCATCCTCGGCGACAAGACGCGCATGGAGCGCCTCGCGCAGCAGGGGCGCGCGTTCATTCGCCCCTCGCCGAGCGGCGGCGCGCTCGGCGGCGTCGCGCATCGCACGCGCGAGGTGATGCTGCTGTGCGAGGCGGCAGGCTTCGACGTCGTCGTGATCGAGACGGTCGGCATCGGTCAGAGCGAAGTCGCCGTGCGCTCGATGGTCGACTTCTTCGCGGTGTTGCTGCAGCCCGCTTCGGGCGACGAGCTGCAGGGCATCAAGCGCGGCGTGCTCGAGCTCGCGGACGCGCTGGTCGTGAACAAGGCGGATGGCGAGCTGCGCGCCGCGGCGCTGCGCTCGATGCGCGAGCACGAGCAGGCGCTCGCGCTGTTTCGCCCGGCCGCGGGCGGCTGGAAGCCGATCGCGATGGCGGTGAGCGCTCGTACCGGCGAGGGCGTGGGCGAGGTGTGGAAGGCGGCGCTCGCGCAGCGAAGTGCGCTCGAGGCGAGCGGAGAGCTCGCGCGGCGGCGGCGCGGCCAGGCGCGCGAGTGGATGTGGAGTCTCGTCGAGGAAGGCCTCGCGCAGGCGCTGCGTGCGCACCCGTCGGTCGCGGCCGCGATCCCGCGTCTCGAAGCGGCAGTTGAGGCGCAAGAAGTCACCCCCGCCGCGGGGGCCCGCGAGCTGCTCGCCGCCTTCCTCGCGAAGTCCTGA